One genomic segment of Pseudomonas fortuita includes these proteins:
- a CDS encoding DUF2780 domain-containing protein: protein MKAFTLATLMTLAASPVFAFNLSDAANAVTAMQNQKQQGQVQAPEAQANLLNTLGSELKITPEQAVGGAGAMLGLARNNLSTDDYGQLTKAVPGLDLLAGANALGGLSGLGDLLGKNSESQSALSNALGNNVENRSDLDSAFKALGMDTGMIGQFAPLILQYLGQQGIAGSLLQNLGSLWTTPAPLAQPSV, encoded by the coding sequence ATGAAAGCATTCACCCTGGCAACCCTGATGACTCTGGCCGCAAGCCCGGTGTTCGCCTTCAACCTCAGCGACGCCGCTAACGCCGTGACCGCTATGCAAAACCAGAAACAACAAGGCCAAGTGCAGGCACCCGAGGCGCAGGCCAATTTGCTTAACACCTTGGGCAGCGAATTGAAGATCACCCCCGAACAGGCCGTGGGTGGGGCAGGGGCAATGCTGGGCTTGGCGCGTAATAACCTGAGTACCGATGACTATGGGCAACTGACCAAAGCGGTACCTGGCCTGGACCTGCTGGCCGGGGCCAATGCGCTGGGCGGCTTGAGTGGCTTGGGCGATTTGCTGGGCAAGAACAGCGAAAGCCAGTCGGCCCTGAGCAACGCGCTGGGCAATAACGTGGAAAACCGCAGCGACCTGGACAGTGCGTTCAAGGCGCTGGGGATGGACACGGGGATGATCGGGCAGTTTGCGCCGTTGATTCTGCAGTACCTGGGGCAGCAGGGGATTGCCGGGTCGTTATTGCAGAATTTGGGTAGTTTGTGGACTACGCCGGCGCCGTTGGCCCAGCCTTCGGTCTAG
- the creD gene encoding cell envelope integrity protein CreD, translating to MTKTLGYKLGMIAVLILLLLIPLLLINGLIDERQALRDNVLRDIAQSASFDQQLSGPLLVVPYRKYQRRWIEKDGERTQETSTIAGHLYFLPETFDADLGVDTELRARGIYQARLFHAKGRISGRFKLPERWGIDKDFDDYRFDKPFLVVGISDIRGIENGLELSLDEHKVPFEAGTQLDWMRGGVHASLPGLDGMQAREFSYGFDLALQGTGQLHIVPVGRTSNVDMRANWPHPSFVGNYLPNRRDIDAQGFSAHWQTSFFATNLEDALRQCATAGQCADFSERSFGVSFVDPVDQYLKSERAIKYALLFIALTFAGFFLFEVLKNLSVHPVQYILVGVALAFFYLLLLSLSEHIGFGLAYGLSASACVLLIGFYLSHVLRSLGRGVGFAAGLAALYALLYGLLSAEDYALLMGSLLCFGLLGVFMVLTRRLDWARVGRSA from the coding sequence ATGACCAAGACCCTCGGTTACAAACTCGGCATGATCGCCGTACTTATATTGCTGCTGCTCATTCCGCTGCTGCTGATCAACGGCCTGATCGATGAACGCCAGGCCCTGCGCGACAACGTGCTGCGCGACATTGCCCAAAGTGCCAGCTTCGACCAACAGCTCAGCGGCCCGCTGCTGGTGGTGCCGTACCGCAAGTACCAGCGCCGCTGGATCGAAAAGGACGGCGAGCGCACCCAGGAAACCAGCACCATTGCCGGCCACCTGTACTTCCTGCCGGAAACGTTCGACGCCGACCTGGGGGTGGACACCGAACTGCGTGCCCGCGGCATCTACCAGGCCCGGCTGTTCCACGCCAAGGGGCGTATCAGCGGCCGTTTCAAGCTCCCGGAGCGTTGGGGTATCGACAAGGACTTCGACGACTACCGCTTCGACAAACCCTTCCTGGTGGTGGGCATCAGCGATATCCGCGGCATCGAGAATGGCCTGGAGCTGAGCTTGGACGAACACAAGGTGCCGTTCGAGGCAGGCACCCAGCTCGACTGGATGCGCGGTGGCGTGCATGCCAGCCTGCCGGGGCTGGACGGCATGCAGGCACGGGAATTCAGCTACGGCTTCGACCTTGCATTGCAGGGCACCGGCCAGTTGCACATCGTGCCGGTGGGCCGCACCAGCAACGTGGACATGCGCGCCAACTGGCCGCATCCGAGTTTTGTCGGCAACTACCTGCCCAACCGCCGTGACATCGATGCCCAGGGCTTCAGCGCCCACTGGCAGACGTCGTTCTTCGCCACCAACCTTGAGGATGCCCTGCGCCAGTGCGCCACCGCCGGGCAGTGCGCAGATTTCAGCGAGCGCAGCTTCGGCGTGAGCTTTGTCGACCCGGTGGACCAGTACCTGAAAAGTGAGCGGGCGATCAAATACGCGTTGCTGTTCATTGCGCTGACCTTCGCCGGCTTCTTTCTGTTCGAGGTGTTGAAGAACCTGAGTGTGCACCCGGTGCAGTACATCCTGGTCGGCGTGGCGCTGGCGTTCTTCTACCTGCTGCTGCTGTCTTTGTCCGAGCACATTGGCTTTGGCCTGGCGTACGGGCTGTCGGCTTCGGCGTGTGTGCTGCTGATCGGCTTCTACCTGAGCCATGTGTTGCGCAGCCTGGGACGAGGGGTCGGGTTTGCGGCTGGGCTGGCGGCGCTGTATGCGCTGCTTTATGGGCTGCTGAGTGCCGAAGACTATGCACTGCTGATGGGATCGCTGCTGTGCTTTGGCTTGCTGGGGGTGTTCATGGTGCTGACCCGTCGGCTGGACTGGGCGCGGGTGGGGAGGTCGGCATGA
- a CDS encoding glutathione S-transferase, with product MTTMTLFHSPLSPFVRKVMVVLHETSQLERVKLQAVNISPVSGDPQLNQDNPIGKIPALRLDDGTVLHDSRVICEYLDLQHVGLPLLPREGSARWRRMTLVSQADAIMDAAVSSRYESFLRPEDKRWDGWLQAQSDKIRRSLANLEQEHLPELMSGFDLAAIGVACALGYLDLRQPEFGWRERQPGLAAWYAEVAKRPSMVATSPVA from the coding sequence ATGACCACGATGACCCTGTTCCACTCGCCCTTGTCACCTTTTGTGCGCAAGGTCATGGTGGTGCTGCACGAGACCTCGCAGCTTGAGCGCGTAAAGCTGCAAGCGGTAAACATCAGCCCGGTGAGTGGCGACCCGCAGCTCAACCAGGACAACCCGATCGGCAAGATCCCGGCCCTGCGCCTGGACGACGGCACCGTGCTGCATGACAGCCGGGTGATCTGCGAGTACCTCGACCTGCAACACGTCGGCCTGCCACTGCTGCCCCGTGAAGGCTCGGCGCGCTGGCGGCGCATGACCCTGGTGTCGCAGGCCGATGCGATCATGGATGCGGCGGTGTCGTCGCGCTATGAAAGTTTCTTGCGGCCAGAGGACAAACGCTGGGATGGCTGGTTGCAGGCGCAGAGCGACAAGATCCGCCGTAGCCTGGCCAACCTGGAGCAGGAGCACCTGCCCGAGCTGATGTCCGGGTTCGACCTGGCGGCGATTGGCGTGGCCTGTGCGCTGGGGTATCTGGATTTGCGTCAGCCGGAGTTTGGTTGGCGGGAACGCCAGCCAGGCCTGGCTGCATGGTATGCAGAGGTGGCCAAGCGGCCTTCGATGGTCGCCACATCTCCAGTTGCCTGA
- the rloA2 gene encoding retropepsin-like aspartic peptidase RloA2: MKSLFAMLSLLALPVMAAEPTIYGRYENIALPELGETLKAKMDTGAFTASLSAKDIELFTRDGEEWVRFRLATKDSDGKVYEHKVSRISKIKGRADEEEEGDAPEISKRPVVDLELCLGDVKRTVEVNLVDRSSFNYPLLVGSKALREFKAAVNPAKKFTAGKPDC; encoded by the coding sequence GTGAAATCTCTGTTTGCCATGTTGTCACTGTTGGCGCTGCCAGTCATGGCCGCCGAGCCTACGATATACGGCCGGTACGAGAACATCGCCCTGCCCGAGCTGGGCGAAACCCTGAAAGCCAAGATGGACACCGGTGCCTTCACCGCGTCGCTGTCGGCCAAGGACATCGAGCTGTTCACCCGCGATGGCGAGGAATGGGTGCGCTTCCGCCTGGCGACCAAGGATTCCGATGGCAAGGTGTATGAGCACAAGGTCTCGCGCATCAGCAAGATCAAAGGCCGTGCCGATGAAGAGGAAGAAGGCGATGCGCCGGAAATCTCCAAGCGCCCGGTAGTGGACCTGGAGCTATGTCTGGGTGATGTGAAACGCACCGTGGAGGTGAACCTGGTCGACCGCAGCAGCTTCAACTACCCGCTGCTCGTGGGCTCCAAGGCGCTGCGCGAGTTCAAGGCCGCGGTCAACCCGGCCAAGAAGTTTACCGCTGGCAAGCCTGACTGCTAA
- a CDS encoding acyltransferase, whose translation MRRLLTGILTATLLLLNTVVLICPLLVFALLKLVLPGRGRDYASWAVMWVAETWSEIDKAIFALCIPTQWDIRGVENLRKDTSYLAVSNHQSWVDIPALIESLNRRTPFFKFFLKKELIWVPLLGLAWWGLDYPFMKRYSKAFLEKHPELKGKDLEITKAACELFKRQPVTVVNYLEGTRFTEAKRQQQQSPYRYLLKPKAGGVAFVLAALGEQLDALLDVTIVYPGNQAPGFWALLNGSISRVIIDIQVRELDPALWAGDYENDPAFRQTVQAWVNQVWVQKDQRIEQLRSEIG comes from the coding sequence ATGCGTCGCCTGCTGACCGGCATTCTCACTGCCACTCTGCTGCTGCTCAATACGGTGGTGTTGATCTGCCCGCTGCTGGTCTTCGCCCTGCTCAAGCTGGTGTTGCCGGGCCGTGGCCGCGACTATGCCTCGTGGGCGGTGATGTGGGTGGCCGAAACCTGGTCGGAAATCGACAAGGCCATCTTCGCCCTGTGCATTCCTACCCAGTGGGACATCCGCGGCGTGGAGAACCTGCGCAAGGACACGTCCTACCTGGCCGTGAGCAACCACCAGAGCTGGGTCGATATCCCTGCGTTGATCGAAAGCCTCAACCGCCGCACGCCGTTCTTCAAATTCTTCCTCAAGAAGGAGCTGATCTGGGTGCCGCTGCTCGGCCTGGCCTGGTGGGGGCTGGATTACCCGTTCATGAAGCGCTACAGCAAGGCGTTTCTGGAAAAGCACCCCGAGCTCAAGGGCAAGGACCTGGAAATCACCAAGGCGGCCTGCGAGCTGTTCAAGCGCCAGCCGGTGACCGTGGTGAACTACCTGGAGGGCACCCGGTTTACCGAAGCCAAGCGCCAGCAGCAACAGTCGCCGTATCGCTACCTGCTCAAGCCCAAGGCAGGGGGCGTGGCGTTTGTGCTCGCGGCATTGGGCGAGCAGCTGGATGCGTTGCTGGACGTGACCATCGTGTACCCCGGCAACCAGGCACCGGGGTTCTGGGCGTTGCTCAACGGCAGCATTAGCCGGGTGATTATCGACATTCAGGTGCGAGAGCTGGACCCGGCACTCTGGGCGGGGGATTACGAGAATGATCCGGCCTTCCGCCAGACTGTGCAGGCCTGGGTGAATCAGGTGTGGGTGCAGAAGGACCAGCGGATCGAGCAACTGCGCTCGGAGATTGGCTAA
- the msrA gene encoding peptide-methionine (S)-S-oxide reductase MsrA, whose amino-acid sequence MVLRSEILVNKNVMPTAEQALPGRETPMSLPEFHYVFEGTPLLGPFFEGAIDFAIFGLGCFWGAERRFWQREGVVSTVVGYAGGFTPHPTYEEVCSGLTGHTEVVLVVFDKDKVSYRELLAMFWELHNPTQGMRQGNDVGTQYRSAIYCTSPEQLEQAKASRDAYQAELTKAGFGEITTEIDQAPTVYFAEAYHQQYLAKNPDGYCGIGGTGVCLPPSLQGN is encoded by the coding sequence ATGGTCCTGCGTTCGGAAATCCTGGTGAACAAAAACGTCATGCCAACTGCGGAGCAGGCCCTGCCTGGCCGCGAAACGCCAATGAGCCTGCCCGAGTTCCACTACGTGTTCGAAGGCACCCCGCTGCTCGGCCCCTTCTTTGAAGGCGCCATCGACTTCGCCATCTTCGGCCTGGGTTGCTTCTGGGGCGCGGAGCGGCGCTTCTGGCAGCGCGAAGGCGTGGTCAGCACCGTGGTCGGCTACGCCGGCGGTTTCACCCCGCACCCTACCTACGAAGAAGTCTGCTCGGGCCTGACCGGCCACACCGAAGTGGTGCTGGTGGTGTTCGACAAAGACAAGGTCAGCTACCGCGAGCTGCTGGCGATGTTCTGGGAACTGCACAACCCCACCCAAGGCATGCGCCAGGGCAACGACGTCGGCACCCAGTATCGCTCGGCCATCTACTGCACCAGCCCTGAACAGCTGGAACAGGCCAAGGCCAGCCGCGACGCCTACCAGGCCGAACTGACCAAAGCCGGCTTTGGTGAAATCACCACCGAAATCGACCAGGCACCGACCGTGTATTTCGCCGAGGCGTACCACCAGCAGTACCTGGCCAAGAACCCGGACGGCTACTGCGGCATCGGCGGCACCGGTGTATGCCTGCCACCCAGCCTGCAAGGCAACTGA
- a CDS encoding RHS repeat-associated core domain-containing protein — protein MTDNPVAQILKNADVATVRPEKSATSDVMHFYQNGHLASEISAKGHRQIMWAQETPVAQLATSEKSNLLSIDRANSVLGIQLEAVSLSPYGYLSSQDIKTLILFNGQWRDPLSQMDILGNGHRQFSTTLRRFCNPDLHQSPFGDGGVNAYAYCENDPINKIDPSGQASILIIRALKGLGNMMGLRTPSRNLPTTPNRPASGAANNYSAAPQRRPNEGRPLPPPPAGARLAESRTNHQLNIGYSSPSDARQAMYLQTELTSSGDRLVALGAEKSKLSSTINRQKSVGNKPTHEKKLLSQIKRDIHLETTKYRLIENQIKTLRSGQTNIQNAR, from the coding sequence ATGACCGACAATCCAGTAGCTCAAATTTTAAAAAACGCTGATGTCGCAACGGTACGCCCCGAAAAATCGGCAACTTCAGATGTGATGCACTTTTACCAAAATGGGCACCTGGCATCTGAAATATCGGCTAAGGGACATCGGCAAATTATGTGGGCGCAAGAAACACCCGTTGCACAGCTCGCAACATCGGAAAAATCAAATTTACTGTCAATTGATCGTGCCAATTCAGTTCTCGGCATACAACTTGAGGCTGTGTCACTATCACCTTATGGATATCTCTCCTCCCAAGATATCAAAACACTAATCCTCTTCAATGGGCAATGGCGCGATCCGTTGAGCCAAATGGACATTTTAGGTAACGGACACCGTCAATTCAGTACGACACTCAGACGTTTTTGCAATCCGGATTTACATCAGAGCCCATTTGGCGATGGTGGCGTAAACGCCTATGCTTATTGCGAGAATGATCCGATCAACAAAATAGATCCATCTGGACAAGCGTCAATCTTGATTATCAGAGCGCTGAAGGGGCTCGGCAACATGATGGGCTTGAGAACTCCCTCTCGCAACCTTCCTACTACTCCCAATCGCCCCGCCAGCGGGGCTGCCAACAATTATTCAGCGGCTCCACAACGCCGGCCGAATGAAGGTAGACCACTGCCTCCCCCCCCGGCTGGAGCTAGACTTGCAGAATCGCGCACCAACCATCAATTAAATATTGGATATTCTTCCCCCAGTGATGCACGTCAAGCGATGTATCTACAGACCGAACTGACAAGTAGCGGAGATCGATTAGTTGCTCTAGGGGCGGAAAAAAGCAAACTTTCCTCAACAATAAACAGACAAAAGAGCGTCGGGAATAAGCCTACTCACGAGAAAAAATTACTTTCACAAATCAAACGAGATATTCACCTTGAAACCACAAAATACCGTCTAATTGAAAACCAAATAAAGACACTGAGATCAGGGCAAACCAACATACAAAATGCACGATAA
- a CDS encoding APC family permease, translated as MANPSSSTPAQLRRVLGLPALVFFGLVYMVPLTIFTTYGIVTELTGGRTAGAYLVTLVAMLFTAASYSFMVKRLPVAGSAYSYTNMAFGPNIGFLAGWSLLLDYLFLPMINYLLIGLFLNIAFPAVPAWAFVLACIALVTVLNVVGINSVAKTSNLIVGAQIVFIGVFVALSCQTLAGQPLDLLSPLLGDGSKPGFGHLMAGAAVLCLSFLGFDAVSTLAEECRDARRDVPRAIILTTLFAGLLFTLLAYVSQLVLPGSSFANADAAANEVMFKAGGQFLTNFFTAAYVAGSLGSALASQAAVSRILFTMGRDNVLPRRSFGYLSPRFGTPVFAILLVSAFSLLALVIDLATLASLISFGALVAFSAVNLAVVKTHLLDDASQRNAKGLLSYGVVPLVGLGLTLWLWTSLSALTLVIGLCWFALGLAYLAILTAGFRRPVRLVDFTEAA; from the coding sequence ATGGCCAACCCATCTAGCTCCACCCCCGCCCAGCTTCGCCGTGTCCTCGGCCTGCCCGCTCTGGTGTTCTTCGGCCTGGTCTACATGGTCCCACTGACCATCTTCACCACCTACGGCATCGTCACCGAACTCACCGGTGGCCGCACCGCCGGCGCCTACCTGGTCACTCTGGTGGCCATGCTGTTCACCGCTGCGTCCTACAGCTTCATGGTCAAACGCCTCCCGGTTGCAGGCTCGGCCTATTCCTACACCAACATGGCCTTCGGCCCCAACATCGGCTTTCTCGCCGGCTGGTCGTTGCTGCTCGACTACCTGTTCCTGCCGATGATCAACTACCTGCTGATCGGCCTGTTCCTCAACATCGCCTTCCCGGCAGTACCCGCCTGGGCTTTCGTGCTCGCCTGCATCGCCCTGGTGACAGTGCTGAACGTGGTCGGCATCAACTCGGTGGCAAAGACCAGCAACCTGATCGTTGGCGCGCAGATCGTGTTTATCGGCGTGTTTGTCGCGCTGTCCTGCCAGACATTGGCCGGCCAGCCGCTCGACCTGCTGTCGCCGCTGCTGGGTGACGGCAGCAAACCGGGCTTCGGCCACTTGATGGCGGGCGCAGCGGTGCTGTGCCTGTCGTTCCTGGGCTTCGACGCTGTGTCGACCCTGGCCGAAGAATGCCGCGACGCACGCCGCGACGTGCCAAGGGCGATCATCCTCACCACCCTGTTTGCCGGTTTGCTGTTTACCCTGCTGGCCTATGTCAGCCAGCTGGTGCTGCCGGGCAGCAGCTTTGCCAATGCCGATGCAGCGGCCAACGAGGTGATGTTCAAGGCGGGCGGGCAGTTCCTCACCAACTTCTTCACCGCCGCGTATGTTGCGGGCAGCCTGGGTTCGGCGCTGGCCTCGCAGGCGGCGGTGTCGCGCATCCTGTTCACCATGGGCCGCGACAACGTGCTGCCACGCCGTAGCTTTGGTTACCTGTCGCCGCGCTTTGGTACGCCAGTGTTCGCTATTTTGCTGGTGTCAGCCTTCTCGCTGCTGGCGCTGGTGATCGACCTGGCTACCCTCGCCTCGCTGATCAGCTTCGGCGCGCTGGTGGCGTTCTCGGCGGTAAACCTGGCGGTGGTGAAGACGCATCTGTTGGATGATGCCAGCCAGCGTAATGCCAAGGGGCTGCTGAGCTATGGCGTGGTGCCGCTGGTAGGGTTGGGGCTGACACTGTGGCTGTGGACCAGCCTGTCGGCGCTGACGCTGGTGATTGGCCTGTGCTGGTTTGCCTTGGGCCTGGCCTACTTGGCGATACTGACCGCCGGCTTCCGCCGCCCCGTGCGCCTGGTGGACTTCACAGAAGCCGCCTGA
- the creC gene encoding two-component system sensor histidine kinase CreC yields MRLGIRIFLVYFLFVGLAGYFLLNTVREQIRPVVRQSSEETLVDTANLLAEILRDDVKAGTLSQSRLPQVLKAYGSRSPGAQIWGLAKNQVSHRIYVTDAKGIVLLDSSGEALGKDYSQWNDVLLTLRGQYGARSTRSDPNDESTSVMHVGAPIIDDGKIIGVVTVAKPNSSLQPYIDRSERRLLTLGLGLIGLGLLIGAALSWWLARSLRRLARYAQAVSEGERAALPHYKGGELAHLAQAVERMRTQLEGKAYVERYVHTLTHELKSPLAAIRGACELLQDEGMPADQRARFAGNIERESERLQQMVERLLNLARVEQMQALEDEQQVALAALVDELLLAHGARIEGAGLHVRQRVPAGLRLLCDPFLMRQALANLLDNALDFTPAGGALLFDLERDGERVALSLFNQGQAIPAYAIGRVSERFYSLPRPGSGRKSTGLGLNFVAEVMQLHGGALAVDNVDGGVRVRLWLPVRRIS; encoded by the coding sequence ATGCGCCTGGGCATCCGGATTTTTCTGGTGTACTTCCTGTTCGTCGGCCTGGCGGGCTATTTCCTGCTCAACACGGTGCGTGAACAGATCCGCCCGGTGGTGCGCCAGTCATCCGAAGAAACACTGGTCGACACCGCCAACCTGTTGGCCGAGATCCTGCGCGATGACGTCAAGGCCGGCACCTTGAGCCAGAGCCGCCTGCCGCAAGTACTCAAGGCCTACGGCTCGCGCAGCCCGGGCGCGCAGATCTGGGGCCTGGCCAAGAACCAGGTCAGCCACCGCATCTATGTGACTGACGCCAAGGGCATCGTGCTGCTGGACTCCAGCGGTGAGGCGCTGGGCAAAGATTACTCGCAGTGGAATGACGTGCTGTTGACCCTGCGCGGCCAGTACGGCGCCCGCTCCACCCGCAGCGACCCCAATGATGAAAGCACCTCGGTGATGCACGTCGGCGCACCGATCATCGACGACGGCAAGATCATCGGCGTGGTCACCGTGGCCAAACCCAACAGCTCGCTGCAGCCGTACATCGACCGTTCCGAGCGGCGCCTGCTCACGCTGGGTCTGGGGCTGATCGGCCTGGGCTTGCTGATTGGCGCGGCGCTGTCGTGGTGGCTGGCGCGCTCGCTGCGCCGGCTGGCGCGTTATGCCCAGGCGGTCAGCGAGGGCGAGCGTGCCGCGTTGCCGCACTACAAGGGCGGCGAGCTGGCGCACCTGGCCCAGGCGGTGGAACGCATGCGCACCCAGCTGGAGGGCAAGGCTTATGTCGAGCGCTATGTGCATACCCTGACGCACGAACTGAAAAGCCCGCTGGCGGCCATTCGTGGGGCTTGCGAGCTGCTGCAGGACGAGGGCATGCCCGCCGACCAGCGCGCGCGCTTTGCCGGCAACATCGAGCGCGAGAGCGAGCGTTTGCAGCAGATGGTCGAGCGCCTGCTCAACCTGGCCAGGGTCGAGCAGATGCAGGCCCTGGAGGATGAACAGCAGGTGGCGCTGGCGGCGCTGGTGGACGAGTTGCTGTTGGCTCATGGGGCGCGGATCGAAGGCGCCGGTTTGCACGTGCGTCAGCGGGTGCCGGCGGGTTTGCGCTTGCTGTGTGATCCGTTCCTGATGCGCCAGGCGCTGGCCAACTTGCTGGATAACGCACTGGATTTCACCCCCGCAGGTGGCGCCCTGCTGTTTGACCTGGAGCGCGACGGCGAGCGGGTGGCATTGAGCCTGTTCAACCAGGGGCAGGCGATACCGGCATATGCCATCGGGCGGGTCAGCGAGCGGTTCTACTCGCTGCCGCGGCCGGGTAGCGGGCGCAAGAGCACCGGGCTGGGGCTGAATTTTGTGGCCGAGGTGATGCAACTGCATGGCGGGGCGTTGGCGGTGGATAACGTCGATGGCGGGGTGCGGGTGCGGTTGTGGCTGCCGGTGCGGCGTATCAGCTGA
- the creB gene encoding two-component system response regulator CreB — MPHILIVEDEAAIADTLVYALQADGHSTEWVTLGGAALDQQRQRPADLIILDIGLPDISGFETCRQLRRFTEVPVMFLSARDGEIDRVVGLEIGADDYVVKPFSPREVAARVRAILKRMGPRAESATDAALFQLDTLRMQITYRGQPLTLTRHEFRLLQSLLEQPQRVFSREQLLDALGVASDAGYERTIDSHIKSLRAKLRQVAGDAEPIQTHRGLGYSYSPDHA; from the coding sequence ATGCCCCATATCCTCATCGTCGAAGACGAAGCCGCGATCGCCGACACCTTGGTTTATGCCCTGCAGGCCGACGGCCACAGCACCGAATGGGTGACCTTGGGCGGCGCCGCCCTCGACCAGCAGCGACAGCGCCCAGCCGACCTGATCATCCTGGACATCGGCCTGCCCGACATCAGTGGCTTCGAAACCTGCCGCCAATTGCGCCGTTTCACCGAAGTGCCGGTGATGTTCCTCAGTGCCCGCGACGGTGAAATCGACCGGGTGGTGGGCCTGGAAATCGGTGCCGACGACTACGTGGTCAAACCCTTCAGCCCGCGTGAAGTGGCTGCGCGAGTGCGGGCGATCCTCAAACGCATGGGCCCCAGGGCCGAGTCTGCCACCGATGCGGCGTTGTTCCAGCTCGACACCCTGCGCATGCAGATCACCTATCGCGGCCAGCCACTCACGCTGACCCGCCACGAATTCCGCCTGCTGCAATCCCTGCTGGAGCAGCCGCAGCGGGTATTCAGCCGAGAACAGCTGCTTGATGCCCTGGGGGTGGCCTCCGATGCAGGCTACGAGCGCACCATCGACAGCCATATCAAAAGCCTGCGCGCCAAGCTGCGCCAGGTAGCGGGTGACGCCGAGCCGATCCAGACCCACCGCGGCCTCGGCTACAGCTACAGCCCGGACCACGCCTGA